A DNA window from Acropora palmata chromosome 12, jaAcrPala1.3, whole genome shotgun sequence contains the following coding sequences:
- the LOC141860982 gene encoding vesicular inhibitory amino acid transporter-like — protein sequence MSTKNMDRHNISDEERQAIFELLSSDAESSTDEEQEVPIEDRNSTGNSSLFKAVSNILSFVEGIGFLALPYAIKLGGITIIVAFLILPICSWYTGKLLVECLYDDDEKKKRVRTRSTFKELGEIILPKYGGYVVTCFENWSLFLGCVSYLVLCGSLMSHTIPSIPMTAWICIAGVIVFPTTFLKSMTEIGWLSIISVAALISVVVTVLWYGLGHMNKWDIKSVLFWNSEGISIALPILVLAYASQLILPSVESSMREKHKFNLALTLAYIINAIIKIVFSFLAFLSFGFNTDQVILNNLPEGTIRTCSNLLFVSSCIFSYALCVFPILVFIQTTEIYEHAFSKFPKIGSFVIRAIVVVLSLLVAIIFPKFAFVVSFAGSLSESMFFFILPCAVHLKLKFKQMKIYQVCLDVFLIATGIACGIFGIIFSGKALVSK from the coding sequence ATGTCCACGAAGAATATGGATCGCCATAACATTTCAGATGAAGAACGTCAAGCGATTTTCGAGCTTCTATCCAGCGATGCTGAGTCGTCCACAGACGAAGAACAAGAAGTTCCAATAGAGGACAGGAATTCCACCGGCAATTCATCACTTTTCAAAGCGGTTTCTAATATCTTAAGCTTCGTCGAAGGCATTGGATTTCTTGCATTACCGTATGCAATCAAGCTAGGAGGAATCACTATCATTGTGGCATTTCTAATACTTCCAATTTGTTCATGGTATACAGGAAAACTTCTTGTAGAATGTTTGTATGATGacgatgaaaagaaaaagcgagTGAGGACAAGGTCCACGTTTAAAGAATTAGGAGAAATCATTTTACCTAAATATGGAGGCTACGTGGTCACTTGCTTCGAAAATTGGAGTCTCTTCCTCGGGTGTGTTTCATATCTGGTTTTGTGCGGATCTCTTATGAGTCACACTATACCGTCAATACCCATGACAGCTTGGATATGCATCGCAGGAGTCATAGTTTTTCCCACAACGTTTCTTAAATCTATGACAGAAATTGGCTGGTTAAGCATCATAAGTGTCGCTGCATTAATCTCGGTTGTGGTCACTGTTCTTTGGTATGGCTTGGGTCACATGAATAAATGGGATATAAAGTCTGTTCTTTTTTGGAATAGCGAAGGAATAAGCATTGCTCTCCCAATTTTGGTCTTAGCTTATGCTTCGCAACTCATTTTACCATCGGTTGAATCGAGCATGCGTGAAAAACACAAATTCAACTTGGCTCTTACATTGGCTTATATCATCAACGCTATTATAAAAATAGTTTTCTCATTCCTTGCGTTCTTGTCTTTTGGATTCAACACAGATCAAGTGATCCTAAATAATCTGCCTGAAGGAACGATTCGTACGTGTTCcaatttactttttgtttcaagttgTATATTTTCGTATGCCCTTTGCGTCTTTCCAATTTTAGTCTTTATCCAAACAACTGAAATCTACGAACACGCTTTCTCTAAATTTCCAAAGATAGGTTCTTTCGTCATTCGAGCAATCGTGGTCGTTTTATCATTGCTGGTGGCGATTATATTCCCAAAATTTGCTTTCGTTGTCTCGTTTGCAGGAAGTTTGAGTGAGTcgatgtttttcttcattttgccTTGTGCAGTTCATTTAAAATTGAAGTTTAAGCAGATGAAAATTTATCAAGTGTGTCTAGACGTGTTTTTAATCGCAACAGGGATTGCTTGTGGAATATTTGGTATCATTTTCTCAGGCAAAGCCTTAGTGTCAAAATGA